A section of the Candidatus Moraniibacteriota bacterium genome encodes:
- the grpE gene encoding nucleotide exchange factor GrpE, translating into MPEKKHDHLQHQHHAMFQLSQKVVLYDAMTKKFLLVRDAHPEFEFYKKYGPWDLPGGRVHAGEDPAEAIGRELQEEIGDVSYELKEVVTGCLMQVTRDGRVIDRTVLFSLALYTGGEPKLSDEHDRFEWRDLEAIENDSECKEWLKNAVAAALMRIKAQEGASDVLRILADFENYKKRVKNDEKELYGHLTSQIVTELIPVLDNFHAATEHVPADAAGSPWVTGITYIEKQFEDVLANYGVTPLEVKPGDAFDPTQHEALSMTNNQPLTTHDEKDNGDQEQESSVVGRHLIVKVVQKGYKIKDKLVRPAKVTVTS; encoded by the coding sequence ATGCCTGAGAAAAAACATGACCATTTGCAGCATCAGCATCACGCCATGTTCCAGCTGAGCCAGAAAGTGGTGCTCTACGATGCGATGACCAAGAAATTCCTTCTGGTCCGGGATGCTCACCCTGAGTTTGAATTTTACAAGAAGTATGGTCCATGGGATCTGCCGGGTGGGCGGGTGCATGCCGGTGAAGATCCGGCAGAAGCTATCGGGCGTGAGTTGCAGGAAGAAATCGGTGATGTCTCCTATGAACTGAAGGAAGTCGTCACGGGCTGCCTGATGCAGGTCACTCGCGATGGACGGGTAATCGACCGGACAGTTCTGTTCTCTCTCGCACTTTACACGGGCGGTGAACCGAAACTCAGTGATGAGCACGATCGATTTGAATGGCGAGACCTCGAAGCGATAGAGAATGACTCGGAATGCAAGGAGTGGTTGAAGAATGCGGTTGCGGCTGCGCTCATGAGGATCAAGGCACAGGAAGGAGCGAGTGATGTGCTCCGCATCCTCGCCGACTTCGAGAACTACAAGAAACGGGTGAAGAACGATGAGAAGGAGCTTTATGGTCACCTGACCAGCCAAATCGTCACCGAACTCATCCCAGTGCTCGATAATTTCCACGCCGCGACCGAGCATGTCCCAGCCGATGCGGCGGGCAGTCCCTGGGTCACGGGTATTACGTATATCGAGAAGCAGTTTGAGGATGTTTTGGCCAATTACGGTGTCACGCCTCTCGAAGTGAAACCAGGCGACGCGTTCGACCCCACCCAGCACGAAGCGCTCTCAATGACCAACAACCAACCACTTACTACCCACGACGAGAAAGACAATGGTGATCAGGAGCAGGAGTCGTCGGTTGTAGGTCGTCACTTGATAGTGAAGGTTGTCCAGAAAGGCTACAAGATAAAAGATAAACTCGTCC
- a CDS encoding NUDIX hydrolase yields MSKHNEIVKKTEDLTWGLFTVSQKLILWNPQTKKFLLVKEPESDFFKKHPEYDPWVLLGGHMEGEESPEEALLREVEEEAGDIQYELLGPVFVVRSQWASRPGISVIHLGLYKTGEIELSEEHNEYIWKTPEEIWSDEKIYPVLREAFLKAQTRLIEQGYLSDVQRLTADFENYKKRVKNDRNYLKQ; encoded by the coding sequence ATGTCTAAACACAATGAAATTGTGAAAAAAACTGAAGATCTCACCTGGGGACTCTTCACGGTTTCTCAGAAATTAATCCTATGGAATCCGCAAACTAAGAAATTTCTTCTGGTCAAAGAACCGGAATCTGATTTCTTTAAAAAGCATCCAGAGTATGACCCTTGGGTATTGCTCGGTGGTCACATGGAAGGAGAAGAATCACCTGAAGAAGCTTTACTCCGAGAGGTAGAAGAGGAGGCTGGTGATATCCAGTACGAACTTCTTGGCCCAGTTTTTGTGGTTCGCAGCCAGTGGGCATCTCGCCCGGGAATTTCCGTGATACATCTCGGTCTTTACAAGACTGGAGAAATTGAACTGAGCGAAGAACATAATGAGTATATTTGGAAGACACCTGAAGAGATTTGGAGCGATGAAAAAATATATCCCGTTCTGCGTGAGGCCTTCCTAAAAGCACAAACTCGTCTCATAGAACAAGGATATCTGAGTGATGTCCAACGTCTCACGGCAGACTTCGAGAATTACAAGAAGCGCGTGAAGAACGACAGAAATTATTTGAAGCAGTGA
- the yidD gene encoding membrane protein insertion efficiency factor YidD: protein MGYLLPMFRTVVLALIRLYQRTLSLNHGLLGLIVSERYCRFHPTCSEYSYQAIKRFGVLRGGWMGFKRILRCQPWSEGGYDPVMPPAGDR from the coding sequence ATGGGGTATCTTCTTCCTATGTTCCGAACCGTAGTGCTCGCTCTCATCCGGCTTTATCAGCGGACGCTTTCATTGAATCACGGCCTCTTGGGCCTCATCGTGTCCGAGCGCTACTGCCGCTTTCATCCGACTTGCTCCGAGTACTCCTATCAAGCCATCAAACGCTTTGGAGTGCTCCGAGGAGGCTGGATGGGATTCAAACGAATCCTGCGCTGCCAGCCCTGGTCCGAGGGAGGATATGACCCCGTCATGCCGCCCGCGGGAGATCGTTGA
- a CDS encoding magnesium transporter CorA family protein: MRTLTHKHLTWIDFESPTKDDVSYLHENFDIHPIVLEELVTPTYQPKVLQYDQCIFFSIHIPLFDVKERTTYAGELDIILTRDYLITAHRHPIYQIGKFFGELEKSEGKRRIHMEETPTHLVYRLLEILLNSCFPKLRHISEKIDGIETEVFSGHEREMVFEISLVKRDILNFRRTLKPQRSLIESLLASKHPIIPAELHVYFQDLIGTNIRVWNMLEGNKETIEALEATNNSLLSNKIEQTMKVLTVFSAVILPLTVYSNAMSMNTEHLPFAGSHLGFWLHLGVMIFISAFTIVLFRYKRWI; the protein is encoded by the coding sequence ATGCGCACGCTTACTCACAAGCATCTCACGTGGATTGATTTCGAGTCGCCGACGAAAGACGACGTCAGTTATCTGCACGAGAATTTCGATATCCACCCAATTGTCTTGGAAGAGCTGGTCACTCCGACGTATCAGCCCAAGGTGCTCCAATACGATCAGTGCATTTTCTTCTCGATCCATATTCCGCTTTTTGATGTGAAGGAGCGGACGACGTATGCCGGCGAACTCGACATCATCCTCACTCGCGACTATCTCATCACCGCTCATCGCCACCCCATCTATCAGATTGGAAAATTTTTCGGCGAACTAGAGAAAAGTGAAGGCAAGCGTCGGATCCACATGGAAGAGACTCCGACGCATCTGGTCTACCGCCTGCTCGAAATCCTCCTGAATTCCTGCTTCCCCAAACTTCGTCATATCTCAGAAAAAATCGACGGGATCGAAACCGAAGTCTTTTCTGGCCATGAACGCGAGATGGTCTTCGAGATCTCACTCGTCAAACGCGATATCCTGAATTTCCGCCGGACCCTGAAGCCCCAGCGCTCCCTCATCGAAAGTCTCCTTGCCTCCAAGCATCCGATTATTCCGGCTGAGCTCCACGTCTATTTCCAAGACCTGATCGGCACGAATATCCGTGTCTGGAATATGCTCGAAGGCAATAAAGAAACCATCGAAGCCCTCGAAGCGACGAATAATTCCCTTCTCTCGAACAAGATCGAGCAGACGATGAAGGTGCTCACGGTTTTCTCGGCCGTCATTCTCCCCCTCACGGTCTATTCCAATGCAATGTCGATGAATACCGAGCATCTTCCTTTCGCGGGCAGCCACCTCGGTTTCTGGCTGCACTTGGGGGTCATGATCTTCATCTCCGCCTTCACTATCGTCCTCTTTCGCTACAAACGCTGGATCTGA
- a CDS encoding cysteine--tRNA ligase, with the protein MLSLHNTLSKKKEVFVPLEPPRVKLYTCGPTVYDYVHIGNLRASVMADTLRRTLSLSGFEVQHVKNITDVGHLTADDVAQGDSGEDKIAKKAQAEHKTPAEIVAFYTNYYHQTEQALNILPAHEEPHATAYVPQMIHFIEGLIASGHAYAVNGNVFFDVTSYAEYGRLSGNTLEHLKVGARLEEHPDKRHPWDFALWLKAPEGHLMRWDSPWSVGYPGWHIECSAMNLATLGATIDVHTGGEDNIFPHHEAEIAQSECGNQAPFARYWVHTRHLLVDGQKMSKSKGNFYRLEDVLERGYSAMDLRMLYLGAHYRSQMNFTWEALEQAKTNVQTLRQTYLRLNEYQARGLFGPQTVTDDFSIHFDAAMDDDLNTPEALAIVLQFAKELNRLIDGSELADPAADTLPLFEHILTVFGLDLSIKATIPEVVQTLARERELARADKNFAQSDALRDQIAALGYLVEDGLHGQTVRKK; encoded by the coding sequence ATGCTCTCCCTCCACAATACCCTGTCCAAGAAAAAAGAAGTGTTCGTCCCCCTCGAGCCACCGCGGGTGAAGCTGTACACCTGCGGTCCGACGGTCTATGACTATGTTCACATCGGTAATCTCCGCGCCTCTGTCATGGCGGACACGCTCCGCCGTACACTCAGCCTGAGCGGCTTCGAAGTCCAGCATGTGAAAAACATCACCGATGTCGGCCATCTGACGGCGGATGACGTCGCCCAAGGTGACAGTGGTGAAGACAAGATCGCGAAGAAGGCCCAAGCCGAACACAAGACTCCGGCTGAGATCGTCGCATTTTATACCAACTACTATCATCAGACTGAACAGGCCTTGAACATCCTCCCGGCTCATGAGGAGCCGCATGCGACGGCCTATGTGCCGCAGATGATTCATTTCATCGAGGGACTCATCGCTAGTGGCCATGCCTATGCCGTGAACGGCAATGTGTTCTTCGATGTGACGAGCTATGCCGAGTATGGCCGGCTCTCGGGTAATACGCTCGAGCACCTCAAAGTCGGCGCCAGGCTCGAGGAACACCCTGACAAGCGTCACCCTTGGGACTTCGCGCTCTGGCTCAAGGCACCTGAGGGTCACCTGATGCGCTGGGACTCGCCCTGGAGCGTCGGCTACCCGGGCTGGCATATCGAGTGTAGCGCCATGAACTTAGCCACGCTCGGAGCAACTATCGACGTTCACACCGGTGGCGAAGACAACATCTTCCCCCATCACGAAGCCGAGATCGCACAAAGTGAGTGCGGTAACCAGGCACCATTTGCTCGCTACTGGGTCCACACTCGCCATCTCTTGGTCGATGGCCAAAAGATGTCGAAGTCCAAAGGCAATTTCTATCGGCTCGAAGACGTCCTAGAACGTGGCTATAGCGCGATGGATCTCCGCATGTTGTACCTCGGCGCGCACTATCGCAGCCAGATGAACTTCACCTGGGAAGCACTCGAGCAAGCCAAGACCAATGTTCAGACCCTGCGTCAGACATATCTGCGACTGAACGAATACCAAGCCCGCGGGCTGTTCGGCCCCCAGACAGTCACAGACGATTTCAGTATCCATTTCGATGCAGCCATGGATGATGATCTGAATACGCCCGAGGCGCTCGCCATCGTGCTCCAATTCGCGAAAGAACTCAATCGCCTCATCGATGGGTCCGAACTCGCCGACCCAGCTGCTGATACCCTACCCCTCTTCGAGCATATCCTCACGGTCTTTGGATTGGATCTCTCTATCAAAGCAACTATCCCCGAAGTCGTCCAAACGCTCGCCCGAGAACGCGAGCTCGCCCGAGCAGACAAAAACTTTGCTCAATCAGACGCTCTGCGTGATCAAATCGCAGCACTCGGCTACCTGGTCGAGGACGGCCTGCACGGCCAAACCGTCCGGAAGAAGTAA
- the dnaB gene encoding replicative DNA helicase — translation MAKSSPTPEHVRIPPHNLEAEQSVLGSLMLDKDAIIKMADIVKVGDFYKDDHNRIYEAMLGLYEEREPIDVLSLANRLEEKKTLEAVGGSGYLASLVNAVPSASNIVHYAKVVQKKALLRRLIGAASQIVEMGYDDAEDVQAVLDDAEQKLFAISQKYIKQDFIPIKSILEAAFDRIDELHKNDHSLRGVPTHFPDLDNILAGLQKSDLIIIGARPAVGKTSFALDIARQVGVYAKIPVGIFSLEMGADQLIDRMLAAQAGVDLWRLRTGKLGSEGPGNDFEKLSDAMGVLSEAPIFIDDSGSLNIMEMRTMARRLQAEHKLGLIIIDYLQLMEGRSRSGDNRVQEISEISRGLKQLARELNIPVIALSQLSRGIESRPDQRPKLSDLRESGSIEQDADVVMFLFREDRVRPDTPNKNIVDIIIAKHRNGPVGQVQLYFEDNATSFKSLERSREGQ, via the coding sequence ATGGCCAAATCTTCCCCCACCCCAGAACACGTGCGCATCCCGCCGCATAATCTCGAAGCGGAGCAGTCGGTCCTGGGTTCCCTCATGCTTGATAAGGACGCCATCATCAAGATGGCTGATATCGTGAAGGTCGGCGACTTCTACAAGGACGACCACAACCGCATCTATGAGGCGATGCTCGGGCTGTACGAGGAACGCGAACCAATTGACGTCCTCTCGCTCGCCAACCGCCTCGAGGAAAAGAAGACCCTCGAAGCTGTCGGTGGTTCGGGCTATCTCGCCTCGCTCGTCAATGCCGTCCCTTCGGCCTCCAATATCGTCCACTACGCCAAGGTCGTCCAGAAGAAAGCGCTTCTCCGTCGGCTCATCGGTGCTGCCTCGCAGATCGTCGAGATGGGGTATGACGATGCCGAAGACGTCCAAGCGGTGCTCGATGATGCCGAGCAAAAGCTCTTCGCAATCTCTCAGAAATACATCAAGCAGGACTTCATCCCGATCAAGTCCATCCTCGAGGCGGCCTTTGATCGGATCGACGAGCTGCACAAGAACGACCATTCGCTGCGCGGCGTCCCGACACACTTCCCTGATCTCGACAATATCTTGGCCGGTCTCCAAAAGTCTGACCTCATCATCATCGGCGCCCGTCCTGCGGTCGGCAAGACTTCTTTCGCCCTCGACATCGCCCGCCAAGTCGGCGTGTATGCCAAGATCCCCGTTGGCATCTTTTCCCTCGAAATGGGCGCAGACCAGCTCATTGACCGCATGCTCGCCGCCCAGGCAGGTGTTGATTTGTGGCGCCTTCGCACTGGCAAACTCGGAAGTGAGGGGCCCGGCAATGACTTTGAAAAGCTCTCGGACGCGATGGGTGTTTTGTCCGAAGCCCCGATCTTCATCGATGATTCAGGCTCGCTCAATATCATGGAGATGCGCACTATGGCCAGGCGTCTCCAGGCCGAGCACAAACTTGGACTCATCATCATCGACTATCTCCAGCTCATGGAAGGTCGCTCGCGCTCGGGTGACAATCGTGTCCAAGAAATCTCGGAAATTTCACGCGGACTGAAGCAGCTCGCTCGAGAGCTGAATATCCCCGTCATCGCGTTGTCTCAGCTCTCTCGGGGGATCGAATCCCGACCCGATCAACGACCGAAGCTCTCTGACCTGCGTGAATCCGGTTCCATCGAACAAGACGCCGATGTGGTCATGTTCCTCTTCCGAGAGGACCGAGTCCGTCCTGATACGCCAAACAAGAACATCGTCGATATCATCATCGCCAAGCACCGTAACGGCCCCGTCGGCCAAGTCCAGCTCTACTTCGAGGACAATGCAACATCATTCAAGTCCCTCGAGCGATCCCGCGAGGGACAGTAG
- the recR gene encoding recombination protein RecR: MRYPKAFESLITHFSSLPSIGPKMAERLVLYLFKQDEAKLVAFAESLEGLKHLSSCRECFYISEAERCGFCSDASRDRATICVVEEPLDVIAIERTGSYHGQYHVLGGVLDAGREDATLRISELLDRLASGVVQEVILATNPTTEGDMTAYFLKSKLVHLPVKVTRIARGMATGGDIEYADEVTLTSSLTNRQELV, encoded by the coding sequence ATGCGCTACCCAAAGGCCTTTGAATCCCTCATTACGCATTTTTCTAGCCTCCCCTCCATCGGTCCCAAGATGGCGGAGCGGCTCGTCCTCTATCTCTTCAAACAGGATGAGGCCAAGCTCGTCGCCTTTGCCGAAAGTCTCGAAGGCCTGAAGCATCTCTCGAGCTGCCGTGAGTGTTTCTATATCTCCGAGGCCGAGCGCTGTGGGTTCTGCAGCGATGCCTCGCGTGATCGCGCCACTATCTGCGTCGTGGAGGAGCCGCTTGATGTCATCGCGATCGAGAGGACCGGGAGCTATCATGGCCAGTACCATGTCCTGGGAGGGGTCCTCGATGCTGGCCGTGAGGACGCGACACTGCGCATCTCTGAGCTCTTGGACCGCCTCGCGAGCGGGGTGGTTCAAGAAGTCATCCTCGCCACCAACCCCACGACCGAAGGCGATATGACCGCGTACTTCCTGAAATCCAAACTCGTCCATCTCCCCGTAAAGGTGACCCGGATCGCCCGCGGCATGGCCACCGGCGGCGATATCGAATACGCCGACGAAGTCACGCTCACATCGTCCTTGACAAATCGTCAGGAACTAGTATAG
- the rplU gene encoding 50S ribosomal protein L21: protein MIAVIKTGGKQYKVAEGDIVKVEKLEAEVGNILKFETLFTGDETSVAIGTPALKTHVEGKVVAHGRHAKVTGIRHKAKKREMTRYGHRQDYTAVEITKISA from the coding sequence ATGATCGCTGTTATCAAAACCGGTGGGAAGCAGTACAAAGTCGCTGAGGGCGATATCGTCAAAGTCGAAAAGCTCGAGGCGGAAGTCGGCAATATCCTAAAATTTGAAACTCTGTTTACGGGGGATGAGACGTCCGTCGCTATCGGTACGCCGGCGTTGAAGACCCATGTCGAGGGCAAAGTCGTCGCTCATGGTCGTCATGCCAAAGTCACCGGCATCCGCCACAAGGCCAAGAAGCGTGAAATGACCCGCTATGGGCATCGTCAGGATTACACGGCTGTCGAGATCACGAAGATCTCCGCCTAA
- the pilM gene encoding pilus assembly protein PilM translates to MGLFSRLPWKHQDELFLALDIGTEVVKALVFRVDHEQRRGTVIGVGRARQKVGNMQSGAVSDIRGVIGSAREAIEIAKAACGIKRVEKSIIGIAGELVKGTTTTVHYERVNSEIKIGMPELKMIISKVQEKALERIKKQLVWETGQEIEIKLINAAIVDVRIDGYRVLNPLNFQGREVSMSVFNAYAPLTHLGAIETISDELDLDLLSIVAEPYAVARSVEVEDMLDFSAIFIDIGGGTTDIAVVRNGGLEGTKMFALGGRAFTKRLAQEYQVAFDVAERMKIDYANGQLRPDDMERINALFADDCRVWLAGVELSLLEFAETDFMPSKIFLCGGGSGLPGIKQSLASGDWAKNLPFSKPPQIGFLQPHDITRIVDETGELNNPQDITPMGLAHLALLNALDEEPILTGILQRSMESIDKN, encoded by the coding sequence ATGGGACTTTTTTCACGTTTACCGTGGAAGCATCAGGATGAGCTGTTTTTGGCGCTTGATATCGGCACGGAAGTGGTCAAAGCGCTAGTTTTTCGTGTCGATCATGAGCAGCGACGCGGGACAGTGATCGGCGTCGGTCGCGCCCGGCAGAAGGTCGGTAATATGCAGAGCGGGGCAGTATCTGATATCCGAGGAGTCATCGGTTCGGCCCGTGAAGCGATCGAGATCGCCAAAGCGGCGTGCGGGATCAAACGCGTCGAAAAAAGCATCATCGGCATCGCCGGTGAACTTGTGAAAGGAACGACCACTACGGTTCACTATGAGCGTGTGAATTCCGAGATCAAGATCGGCATGCCCGAGCTCAAGATGATCATCAGCAAGGTTCAGGAGAAGGCGTTGGAACGGATCAAGAAACAGCTCGTCTGGGAAACAGGCCAAGAGATCGAGATCAAACTCATCAATGCCGCCATCGTCGACGTCCGCATCGACGGCTACCGCGTCCTGAATCCGCTCAATTTTCAGGGGCGCGAGGTCTCAATGAGTGTCTTCAATGCGTATGCGCCGCTCACTCATCTCGGTGCGATTGAGACGATTTCGGACGAACTCGATCTCGACCTGCTCTCGATCGTCGCTGAACCGTATGCCGTAGCGCGCTCAGTCGAAGTCGAGGACATGCTTGATTTCAGTGCTATTTTCATCGATATCGGCGGCGGGACGACGGACATCGCGGTCGTCCGGAATGGCGGCTTGGAAGGGACAAAGATGTTTGCGCTCGGTGGACGCGCATTCACCAAGCGGCTCGCCCAGGAATACCAAGTGGCATTTGATGTGGCGGAACGGATGAAGATCGATTACGCCAACGGACAGCTGAGGCCGGATGATATGGAGCGGATCAATGCATTGTTCGCCGATGATTGCCGGGTCTGGCTCGCTGGCGTCGAGCTTTCACTTCTCGAGTTTGCAGAGACGGACTTTATGCCCTCGAAGATCTTCTTGTGTGGTGGCGGATCGGGACTTCCTGGGATCAAGCAGTCGCTCGCTTCTGGCGACTGGGCGAAAAATCTGCCCTTTTCGAAACCGCCACAGATTGGATTTCTCCAACCGCACGATATCACGCGTATCGTTGACGAAACTGGTGAGCTCAACAATCCCCAGGACATCACGCCGATGGGCCTCGCTCACCTGGCACTCTTGAATGCCCTTGATGAAGAACCGATTCTGACAGGTATCTTGCAGCGCAGCATGGAGTCGATAGACAAAAATTAA
- a CDS encoding carbohydrate kinase family protein, protein MDRVLCIGSASKDIFFPTDEGVIIETPEDLRSQTKVAFELGGKFLCRERVEAVGGVAANVAQGLAQMGHEAAVYSKIGADDTGEWILRTLRGAGVQTDTVDIDRAVSTDVSAIVVVQTTGDRIIFHNRDANEQLRLEESKLHSHEWFYISALNGAWKENLKLILNVAERSGVRIALNPGQHNLKEDPRLLLETLPHVAALFLNKDEALELLLAGGVESQPERLNDERYLIQTLHGFGPSVVALTDGKRGAWVYDGQEIWHGDIYEPHGLVDTTGAGDAFGSGFFSAYLYHYSIEKCLRYGMANAGSVVGSYGASTGLLDQTVAEDYGKHIHATLLAAR, encoded by the coding sequence ATGGATCGAGTCCTGTGCATCGGGTCTGCTTCAAAAGATATCTTTTTTCCGACTGATGAGGGGGTAATCATCGAAACCCCCGAGGATTTGCGATCGCAGACCAAGGTCGCTTTTGAGTTGGGTGGGAAATTCCTGTGTCGCGAGCGCGTCGAAGCCGTCGGCGGAGTGGCGGCCAATGTCGCACAAGGCTTGGCTCAGATGGGGCACGAAGCCGCTGTGTACAGCAAGATCGGTGCGGATGATACGGGTGAATGGATCCTCCGAACCTTGCGGGGGGCGGGCGTTCAAACCGATACGGTGGATATCGACCGGGCTGTGAGTACGGACGTGTCGGCCATTGTCGTCGTGCAGACAACGGGGGACCGGATTATTTTCCACAACCGAGATGCCAATGAACAGCTTCGACTCGAAGAGAGTAAGTTACATTCGCACGAGTGGTTTTATATCAGTGCGCTCAACGGTGCGTGGAAGGAAAACTTGAAACTCATTTTGAATGTCGCCGAGCGTTCCGGGGTGAGGATTGCGCTCAATCCCGGACAGCATAATTTGAAAGAGGATCCGCGACTGTTGCTCGAAACTTTGCCCCATGTCGCAGCGTTGTTTCTGAATAAGGATGAAGCACTCGAACTCCTTCTGGCGGGTGGCGTCGAGAGTCAACCCGAACGTTTGAATGATGAACGCTATCTCATTCAAACGTTGCACGGGTTCGGTCCCTCGGTCGTCGCACTGACCGACGGCAAGCGCGGCGCCTGGGTGTATGACGGCCAAGAGATCTGGCACGGCGACATCTATGAACCACACGGGTTGGTCGACACGACCGGGGCAGGGGATGCTTTCGGCTCAGGCTTTTTTTCGGCCTACTTGTACCATTACTCGATTGAAAAGTGTCTGCGCTATGGCATGGCCAATGCGGGGAGCGTCGTCGGATCATATGGCGCGAGCACGGGACTTTTGGATCAGACCGTGGCGGAGGATTACGGGAAGCATATCCATGCGACACTTTTGGCCGCTCGGTGA
- the eno gene encoding phosphopyruvate hydratase, producing the protein MIGQEPTGGVNHKRMALISYIRGREILDSRGNPTVEVIVTLDDGTVAKASVPSGASTGAHEALELRDGDTRRYQGKGVLKAIGNIDTIIGSALTGMDPSEQRALDEKMIALDGTESKSALGANAILGVSLALARAAAMSRGVGLSSQLETLLPYPRTKVGFPIPMFNVINGGEHADSGLSVQEFKIVPSGIETYPEQLRAGSEIFHSLQQLLRSEGYTTDVGDEGGFAPRLKSHAEAFALLVQAIEKSGYVPGQDIQLDIDAAANSFYDQKLDRYHLKPEGITLDRSGMAALYRDWVTQFPLFSIEDPFHEEDWEGWSMFTQEMGSTLMLIGDDLLVTNVKRLEQAIATNACNAVLVKVNQIGTLSETLDCIALAKQHGLRTVISHRSGETCDDFIADLAVAAEADYIKTGSVARGERLAKYNRLLELYESRSI; encoded by the coding sequence ATGATAGGACAGGAGCCGACAGGCGGCGTTAATCACAAACGTATGGCACTCATTTCATATATCCGCGGGAGAGAGATTCTCGACTCGCGAGGCAATCCGACGGTCGAGGTGATCGTCACGCTTGATGACGGCACCGTCGCCAAGGCCAGCGTCCCGTCAGGGGCGTCAACTGGGGCGCATGAGGCGCTCGAACTGCGCGATGGTGACACTCGGCGCTATCAGGGGAAGGGGGTTCTGAAGGCGATCGGTAATATCGATACGATCATCGGTTCGGCACTGACGGGTATGGACCCGAGTGAGCAACGTGCGCTCGATGAAAAGATGATCGCGCTCGACGGCACGGAATCCAAGTCAGCACTCGGGGCCAATGCCATCCTCGGTGTTTCGCTTGCTCTTGCCCGGGCGGCGGCGATGAGTCGAGGTGTGGGACTTTCTTCTCAGCTCGAGACGCTCTTGCCCTATCCGCGGACCAAGGTCGGTTTCCCGATCCCAATGTTCAATGTGATCAATGGTGGCGAACATGCGGATTCGGGCCTTTCAGTTCAAGAGTTCAAAATTGTTCCATCGGGTATTGAGACTTACCCCGAGCAGTTGCGCGCCGGGAGCGAGATTTTCCATAGCCTTCAACAGTTGCTGCGTTCGGAGGGCTACACGACGGACGTCGGCGATGAAGGCGGCTTCGCACCGCGACTGAAGAGCCATGCCGAAGCCTTTGCCCTGCTCGTCCAGGCGATCGAGAAGAGTGGGTATGTCCCGGGGCAGGATATTCAGCTGGATATCGATGCAGCGGCCAACTCGTTCTATGATCAGAAATTAGACCGCTATCACCTGAAGCCGGAAGGTATTACCCTCGACCGTTCGGGGATGGCAGCGCTGTATCGTGATTGGGTCACTCAGTTCCCACTTTTCTCTATCGAGGATCCATTTCACGAAGAGGACTGGGAGGGGTGGAGTATGTTCACGCAGGAAATGGGTTCGACGCTTATGCTAATTGGGGATGATTTGCTCGTGACCAATGTGAAACGCTTGGAACAGGCCATCGCCACTAATGCCTGCAACGCGGTGCTCGTGAAGGTCAACCAGATCGGGACGCTCTCCGAAACCTTGGATTGCATCGCGCTTGCGAAGCAACACGGTCTACGGACCGTCATCTCGCACCGTTCCGGAGAAACCTGCGACGACTTTATCGCTGATCTGGCGGTCGCAGCCGAGGCGGACTATATCAAAACGGGCTCAGTCGCCCGAGGAGAGCGACTCGCGAAATACAATCGTCTCCTCGAGTTGTACGAATCACGCTCAATCTAA